The DNA sequence TCGCGTATTCAGTAAAAATGAATtttcagtaaaaatgaaaaagttggCAGGATTGTCGCATCATATTCATATACTGACGTGTTTTAAGCGGGCAGCTGTGGAATAGTCTGTCATCATGGAGATGCATATTTGGTTTTAGCTGTAGGGAATGGCATATCGCTTTGAAACCAAATCAAAATTCCGTCTCGCACTTATGGAAATATAAtcagatttaatttaatattttcctaATTATGCCGCAGGACCACCATAAAAGTACTCGCATAGAACCAGTCCTCCTTTTACTTCACTAATCGATTTCACTTCTTTATCTGAgaagtatttacattttatgtttttgcatttaaatcaaTTTCAGTGAtggatattattttaaatgccttATGAAACgtggaaataaaaatgcagggaaaaaaaacgaCCGGTTAAGAATTGTCCATATTGATATAGGAGACACTAAACGATTGGTGCACAGGTTTCGAAGTGAAGGGTCGAGCCGGATTAATACAAACGATTGATCATTTTTTTTCGGCGGCATATGTGTAAATTATGAaagtaataaatgcaaaatggtGACAGTTCCGGGTCGCCGTCGTAGAAAGTTCGAAGGGATCAGATACCTTCCGGCCATTTGTGTGCTGGACGAGCTTGATACCTGTCAAGCTTTAGCTATTGTCAGCTCAGAATGGAGcacttttcaatgttttctgaGACATAATTTCTTGTGTACTGTGTTCTTGTGTACTTTTAGGACTGTTTCTGAAAGCTAATCTATCTGCTGTGAAGGGCTAATTAAAATCAATCTAACTGTCCACAAGTTTTCGAAACTCTAAATGATACTAACTAGTAGTTGAAATGTTAGTAGAGTCTGGTAGCCTAATTAATACAAAATTATGTTGTATAATCGGAAATATGTGGAAagcaaaaatgtataaataggTAAAGATGTGAAGTCGTGAGATACTGTACGATAATAAATTGCTCTTTAGTTTTGATGAATCATAGTTTaccatttttactgtttttttatcataaggTCTGTTTTGAACATATAGTAAGGGAGTCGGCAGCATGAAACTGCGTTATAGTGTCTGTGCTGAATGAAAGATAGAGGTAAGTACTTAAAAGATAACTTAACAACTGTGCATTGTCCTTAATTGTGCGCGTTTGCTTACTGCCTTTTTAGTGCATAGCCTTTCACGACGTTGCGCCtcaagccccaacgcatttcctAGTCGTCCCTAAGAAGCCGATTCCTCAGCTCTCCAAAGCAGAGGACAGCGATGCTGCCGTAAGTATCACGATTTATACCACCTGATCTAAACAAAAAGGGCTCAGTAATTTACAAGTTTTATCCACGAAATGAATGTATATGACTGGCTAAATTTCTAAATTAACTGCTGTTACACGGCGATTCATTCCACCTGATCATTTTTACACATTGTTAGGGTATCCATCaatgatgcaaaggaacaaagttttaaataatttatttgaatgACTGATACGTCCACCAAAAATTGATATTATAGTTCAATGTTAAGAATGTTTAATTGCATACAATAAATGCTTTAATGATGCTCATAaaagtttatattttaattttaaaaaaatgtttacattgaGGAAAGCTGGTGAAATAAAGCCACTGAAAAATGGTTTACTTTACAGTACATCCCTTGGATAGAAATAGGCAGTCATTTCGAGTTTTATATGCTGGTGATTCTCTTACGCCTTATATACCTTATATACTATAGACACCCTGTTACGTGTCTATGTCTAATCTTGCTAATACCCtctataaatacaattttaaaccttacattataaagcacctttaataaaagaaatataaaaaaagaagtgGGAACAAAAATCATTGAGTTATGGTGTAGTAGAAAATtgttatactgtaataaaaGACTGTATAGAGCAAAGGGATTAGTCAGTTGTCATGATTGACTCCACAAAACTAGTTCATTCATACCTCTAGgtattcaattaaataaaacatgtacACGAACATTCTGCTCTTTGGCAGTGCAATGAAAGTCTTTTATAACGAATTTTATAAAGGTCTCTgaagttttctgttttctggttTCTGTGGGGAATAAATGCAGAAGTTAACTCACAGAAAACATTCAGATGTTCAGATGTTGCTTGTATCAccgtgtttaataataataattaatatagtgcttttctggacactccactcaaagcgctttacaggtaatggggactcccctccaccaccaccaatgtgcagcatccacctggatgatctgacggcagccatagtgcaccagaacactcaccacacatcagctctcagtggggaggagagcagaataatgaagccaattaatagatgaggattattaggaggccatgattggtaagggccaatgggaaatttggccaggacgccggggttacacccctactcttttcgagaaacgccctgggatttttaatgaccacagagaatcaggacctcggttttatgtctcatccgaaggacagcgcctgtttacagtacagtttactaGCAACCCACTAcagctaaacaggtgtgagcctggtcagtacctggatgggagacctcctgggaaaaactaaggttgctgctggaagaggtgttagtggggccagcagggggcgctcaccctacagtccatgtgggtcctaatggcccagtatagtgatagggacactatactgtaaactgtaaacaatatactgtaaacaagtgccatcctttggatgagacgtaaaactgaggtcctgactctctgtggtcattaaaaatcccagggcgtttctcgaaaagagtaggggtgtaacttgtaaccccggcgtcctggccagatttctcattggctcttaccaatcatggcctcctaataatccccctctatgaattggcttcattactctgctctcctccccactgatagctgatgtgtggtgagcgttctggcgcactatggctgctgtcgcatcatccaggtggatgctgcacattggtggtggtggaggggggtccccattacctgtaaagcactttgagtggagtgtccagaaaagcgctatataagtgtaagcaattattattattatattttgggAAACAATTCATAGGCAACAGCTGGAGACGTCCGACAAGGGCATCTTCAGGATACAAAGTGTCAAAAACTAGCTTCAGTGTTGCCTGCATTAATCTGATTTTAATGGCCAGGTTGCAAGTAAGATGTGACTTAAATTTGCTAAAATGTTCTACATCTGAATTACAGTTGACCCCAAAATATTACCTACAGTGGTGTGAAGGCATTACGCTCGTGTTTTCTTAATTTCAATTCTTTATGACAAATATgagatttttgtattttgggattaaaaagaatcagcattgtTGAGTGCACTTAAAAATCTATAAAAGTAAACTGTAcgcagtaacttgtaaaaatttacaaaagaaatttccaggtatgcataGCACTATATTCTGTTACTCAGGACGAGGCACAAAACATCTGGTGAGGTGAAGCAActgtattacattgtaaagaagcaggcttgtgaatacatttcAAGACGGTTTTCCTGATAAGTGGagcttacttgttaactctgcatgcagatcacactgGAACATTTTGTGGTGAAATATCTACTGCACAACCCgtacttattcgctcgtacattgcattacattagttatgacagtgactagtgagcaggaaagccCGCTTCACGTCACAATTCTTGGGAACTCTCACCCGTGGCTAGACCAGGGCTCTGCGGCAACAAGGCagcttacagtactttcacaaagttcacaattttttgcttaatttgaaatttgttcatttttctaTGCTGTcagtgattctttttttttgttactgagatttaataactggtctgtaaaagtgggactgcagttcccttaTAAGATTGCCATGTAACATTTTTAGGCTTTTTAAAGCAAAGCACAAAGTCTGATCTGTACGTCTTTTTTATATCATGTTTTCTATTCCTATTTCATGGAGGATATGAGAAAATATGGCCGGCAGTGTACATAATAGAAAATATTCATCATGTGTTGtaactacatacagtaggagcTGCTGCAGATAAGAGAAGATCCTCCTCCATCTTGCCTACTTGATAGCTGAGTAGCTAAACAAATTGAGAACAACTTTCTGTGTTCTAGATGGGTGAGATTAGTGCTGGGtgataattcgataacgataacTATCCTGATATAATTTTCCTCAATATACTTTGAACAAAAGTTTgataaatgttcgatatatatgtttaagctttgcgcatgatatgcgcatgcgcacaaaatactgcaTGAGTGCACGTGTGTGTTGCAGACCAGGCAGCCAACGTGGTGTTGTTTAGTTAGAGTGGAGAAACAagcgacactgaagcaaatgtagtgctgccaacgACCAGCTCAAAGGACGATGACATCGTCtacagaaaaggtcattcaatttcggtaatttggagatattttgactttttacgatcagacataaaacagagcactttaaactttgcagtctgtctgagccatcttccttgtgtgttttatcacactgcagtatttcatttttctattaagatatttattttttaaattttactcatgcatattttgacataaagacttgaatactctctacctcagatttgtttaatgttctggtgtttggcaagtgtttgttgtgttcttaaaataaagagttgtttaatttaccaattaactgtctggtttcttcagctttcactcaggagaaaaaatctgcctttaaacttgaaagaaataaagatttgacatttatcgttaTAATaatcgatatcgactgatatgaaaatgtttatcgtgataatgtttttggccatatcgcccagccctaggtGAGATTCATCTTCATAGTGAAGAAAATAAAGGCCAAATACCTATTGTCTAGCTTCCTGGAGCTTAGAATCACtgattatatatacattttgatAACAGATGATAAACCTGCTTTGTATTCAGCCCAATTATTTCAAGTCACCATAAATATTGGGgcacattcattttaaatacatttgcacTTCATAAAGTTTGAAAACCATTGAATCTTTGAGATGCTTTGCTGTACCTGTGAattcttgctttttttttgcatggccACATTTTTCTTCAGCATGTAAAATGCATGCAATGTTGGCTTTAAATCTGTAGATTTACTTGGCTAGTCTcagattttctgcttttttgtcTTTGATTACATTTGGgctgtttgggatcattgtcatgTTGCATGGTGAAAAACTGCCTAATAAGTTTTTTTCCGTTTAAGCAAAATTTTGTTATTAATGAATTAATGCTGCTGCCATAATACATTATATCAACAGTTAGACGAGTTCCTAAATTagaatctaaattaaaataattatttaaatttctaAAATTTAGCTGTGAAGAACTTACCTGTCAGTATTTATCAAGTCATAGAAACTGGTGCTGCATTATATCTGTTATATCTGATAATGGAGGTAAATAGAATATGTAATTAGTATGTCTTAGTCATGCTGCTGCTTTCCTATGCAGCAATTGAATCCATTCAGTGTAAAAAAACTGGAGATTTTTTTGGGTAATCTGTAAATCGGTTAGAATTTTGGTTAAATTTTGATAGTTAAATGTCAAAGTTCATATAAGGCAGCAGTACTTCTCTCACTAGGAGATTTCATTTGGATAAAGGCACTGTGGTGTTAGGGTAGAAACGCATTGTGTTTACTTGTTAAAATTGATATAGTCAATTAGTCATGAATCGAGTTCCTTGTTCGTAGTAGGTCCTTGTCTCACAAGTTTAATGGACCAAACAATATGGCAATATGCAACTGCTGTGTCAAGTGGATGAATGGATGTCTTTTTGAAAGGATGatatattaattatttcttaTCTAAAAACATTGGAACTATGAAGGAAAACATGACTATCCAAACTATGACTGTTGTATCCGAGAATTAGTCAGATTGATTTTTACATATTTGCAGAatgtaaatctgtttttttgtctacacattttttaattaggtaaattatttctgtcattttatttctagAGCTAAACGAGGGTCTTTTTGTGCTTCTTGAATATATTATTTGCTTAGTAGAAGCTCTTAAGCTCCGGGGTGACTTACAAAACATATAGGTtaagtaaatacaaaaatagaagaaaatataatacagtacaaaaaagtaaaaaaaagttttaatttactttttccACATTAACAATTGGCTTAATAATTATTGCTTAAATTAGTTCTAAGAACTGCTTCCTCTACTGCTGTCTACTGTTTATGCATGCCACTAAAGATTAAATCTGCTCCCATAGATAATGTAGctacttttcaaagttttgtattttcttctgtttttttaattaaaactggaCTTAAGCATGTATTCAGTTTGTCTGTTATGTACTTGGTGGAAGAAAAACTAACttttaaagcaatttaaagTGTTCAAGATTACAGATGACCTGTTTCCCCCATTCGGAAGGCTCTTTTGTTAGTTAAAAATCCAAACAGAGAAAATTACTGATGGACAGCATACCTGAGGAGGATGTAAAATTTGCTAGTACTTTATATAACAAGTCATAACGAATTCAAAATTGACAAAGAGGATAGATAAGGGAAACAAAGCCGAAAGACACTTGTTTTAGTGACTCCCATtcttaacaaaaacaaatcctgGGAGTTTCTCTGCAATTGAAAGGATGCATGAAACAACCTGATCCccttcctgtgttgtgtttTGAATTAGGAAAAGGCCAAGGCGGTTTGGCTGTTCTTTCAATATTAGcgcccttttgtgttttttagctTCTTGGACATTTAATGATTGTGGCGAAGAAGTGTGCTGCTGATGTGGGCCTAACCAAAGGGTATCGCTTGGTTCTGAATGACGGGCCTGATGGGGGACAGGAAGTGTTCCATCTTCACATCCACGTGCTCGGACAGAGGCAGATGCGCTGGCCCCCTGGCTAACATCAGTAACGAGACTGACCTGTGTTTGTGTACCACACAAACAGCAGCCATGTCTGACATCGGAATCGCTTCTGTTAAGAGCATTAATATCTGATGCCTCAGTGCTACTTCTTCAGTCTGTTTACTGATAACCTGTCAAATAAAAGTTCCTAAGCTCTGGCTATGTGTATTTGTCTTGAGAAGCAACCTGTTCTTTCATAaagagaggtgtgtgtgtgtgatattACTCATAAGTCCACATGGTTGGTACTGTAATTACAATTTC is a window from the Lepisosteus oculatus isolate fLepOcu1 chromosome 3, fLepOcu1.hap2, whole genome shotgun sequence genome containing:
- the hint1 gene encoding adenosine 5'-monophosphoramidase HINT1 isoform X2; this translates as MADETAKAQTAQPGGDTIFGKIIRKEIPAKILYEDEQCIAFHDVAPQAPTHFLVVPKKPIPQLSKAEDSDAALLGHLMIVAKKCAADVGLTKGYRLVLNDGPDGGQEVFHLHIHVLGQRQMRWPPG